One Dokdonia sp. Dokd-P16 genomic window carries:
- a CDS encoding polysaccharide pyruvyl transferase family protein produces the protein MGKALRLYWWSEIFIQKRDKENYGDLLGKYLVEKISGKPVKWLRANKFYVKNLWQPVYVTIGSILEHIGTHCTVWGSGIISRDAQVAGATFLAVRGPLSRKRLQELHYNCPAVYGDPALLLPLYYNPKIEKKYKLGIVPHINDYEVVKEWYESIEQVKVIHFRTNDVEQTTDEILSCENILSSSLHGVIVAHAYQIPAVQVRFSNNIHGDGVKYHDYFLSVGLNTYTAMELYEAQAIDESINYIKNHIDALPSASKIKYIQQGLLAVCPFKNTAI, from the coding sequence ATGGGAAAAGCCTTAAGACTATATTGGTGGAGCGAGATCTTTATTCAAAAAAGAGATAAAGAAAACTATGGCGATTTACTCGGTAAATATCTTGTAGAAAAAATTTCAGGAAAACCAGTAAAATGGCTGCGTGCAAATAAGTTTTATGTAAAGAATTTGTGGCAACCTGTTTATGTAACTATCGGTAGTATACTAGAACACATTGGTACGCATTGTACGGTTTGGGGCAGTGGTATTATATCTAGAGATGCCCAAGTAGCTGGCGCCACATTTTTAGCTGTTAGAGGTCCGCTTTCGCGAAAGCGTCTTCAAGAACTCCATTACAACTGTCCAGCAGTCTATGGTGATCCAGCGTTACTATTACCCTTGTATTATAATCCAAAAATAGAGAAGAAATACAAATTAGGAATAGTGCCTCATATTAATGATTATGAAGTGGTTAAGGAATGGTACGAAAGCATTGAACAAGTAAAAGTGATTCACTTTAGAACTAATGATGTGGAGCAAACAACAGATGAAATACTGTCGTGTGAAAATATTCTATCTTCCTCTTTACATGGAGTTATTGTGGCACACGCTTATCAAATACCTGCGGTACAAGTGCGTTTTTCAAATAATATCCATGGTGATGGTGTGAAGTATCACGATTATTTTTTATCTGTAGGTTTAAACACCTACACTGCTATGGAATTGTATGAAGCGCAAGCTATAGATGAATCTATAAATTATATTAAAAATCACATAGACGCCTTACCTAGTGCCTCAAAAATTAAATATATACAACAAGGCTTACTGGCTGTTTGTCCTTTTAAAAACACAGCGATATGA
- a CDS encoding glycosyltransferase: MGKIAVIVPCFNETARLDVISYQQFILGNSDFHFYFVDDGSSDRTYEFLVNNFGELHGCQILKSVSNVGKGRVIQYVLKSINLQSYCYFSFIDADLEIPLNQLISLQSHLALVPDNSLALSYRTPKKMANVNWIRKTGSFVVKKIAQNIVGFKTPLRDTQCGCKMFNSQLAFLFQDEFLSSWLFDIELILRFKDSDNFERSNIVEVELLELISNSGSSNITIRTIPKLIMDIYKISRCYK; this comes from the coding sequence ATGGGGAAAATTGCAGTAATAGTGCCATGTTTTAATGAAACTGCGCGTTTGGATGTTATTTCTTATCAACAATTTATACTGGGCAACAGTGATTTTCATTTTTATTTTGTGGATGATGGTAGCTCTGATAGAACTTATGAGTTTCTTGTAAATAATTTTGGTGAACTTCATGGTTGTCAGATTTTAAAATCGGTTAGTAATGTTGGAAAAGGTAGGGTTATCCAATATGTTTTGAAGTCAATAAACCTTCAATCTTATTGTTATTTTAGTTTTATTGATGCGGACTTAGAAATACCATTAAATCAATTAATTTCATTGCAGTCTCATTTAGCATTGGTTCCAGACAATAGTTTAGCACTATCATACCGAACTCCAAAAAAAATGGCGAATGTTAATTGGATAAGAAAAACAGGAAGTTTTGTTGTTAAAAAAATTGCTCAGAATATCGTAGGGTTTAAAACTCCTTTAAGAGATACACAATGTGGGTGCAAAATGTTCAATTCACAGTTAGCATTTTTATTCCAAGACGAATTTCTCTCAAGTTGGTTATTTGATATTGAACTAATATTGAGATTCAAAGACAGTGATAATTTTGAGCGATCTAATATCGTAGAAGTAGAACTACTTGAACTAATTTCAAATTCTGGATCAAGTAATATTACCATAAGGACAATCCCAAAGTTGATAATGGATATTTATAAAATTAGTAGATGTTACAAATGA